One stretch of Miscanthus floridulus cultivar M001 chromosome 18, ASM1932011v1, whole genome shotgun sequence DNA includes these proteins:
- the LOC136520118 gene encoding caffeoyl-CoA O-methyltransferase 1-like: protein MATTATEAAKAAPAEQAKGEQKTRHSEVGHKSLLKSDDLYQYILDTSVYPREPESMKELREITAKHPWNLMTTSADEGQFLNMLIKLIGAKKTMEIGVYTGYSLLATALALPEDGTILAMDINRENYELGLPCIEKAGVAHKIDFREGPALPVLDDLIADEKNHGSFDFVFVDADKDNYLNYHERLLKLVKLGGLIGYDNTLWNGSVVLPDDAPMRKYIRFYRDFVLVLNKALAADERVEICQLPVGDGVTLCRRVK, encoded by the exons ATGGCCACCACGGCGACCGAGGCGGCCAAGGCCGCGCCGGCGGAGCAGGCCAAAGGCGAGCAGAAGACGCGCCACTCCGAGGTCGGCCACAAGAGTCTGCTCAAGAGCGACGACCTCTACCAG TACATCCTGGACACGAGCGTGTACCCGCGGGAGCCGGAGAGCATGAAGGAGCTCCGCGAGATCACCGCCAAGCACCCATG GAACCTGATGACGACCTCCGCCGACGAGGGCCAGTTCCTCAACATGCTCATCAAGCTCATCGGCGCCAAGAAGACCATGGAGATCGGCGTCTACACCGGCTACTCCCTCCTCGCCACCGCGCTCGCCCTCCCGGAGGACGGCACG ATCTTGGCCATGGACATCAACCGCGAGAACTACGAGCTGGGCCTGCCCTGCATCGAGAAGGCCGGCGTCGCCCACAAGATCGACTTCCGCGAGGGCCCCGCGCTCCCCGTCCTCGACGACCTCATCGCAGAC GAGAAGAACCACGGGTCGTTCGACTTCGTCTTCGTGGACGCCGACAAGGACAACTACCTCAACTACCACGAGCGGCTGCTCAAGCTGGTGAAGCTGGGGGGCCTCATCGGCTACGACAACACGCTGTGGAACGGCTCCGTCGTGCTCCCCGACGACGCCCCCATGCGCAAGTACATCCGCTTCTACCGTGACTTCGTGCTCGTCCTCAACAAGGCCCTCGCCGCCGACGAGCGCGTCGAGATCTGCCAGCTCCCCGTCGGCGACGGCGTCACCCTCTGCCGCCGCGTCAAGTGA